A window of Rhizobium acidisoli contains these coding sequences:
- a CDS encoding Lrp/AsnC family transcriptional regulator, with the protein MKETGNFRRTLLQLIQADGSLSLADLAEKAGMSQSSAWRKIQELEADGVIRKRVTLLDPGKLDLKLCVIAHVTLEDHHEEAVASFAAVVLERPEIMECYALSGAFDYMLKIRARDVESYEAFMTRYLMRNPHVRTVVSSFVLRELKFSTELPL; encoded by the coding sequence ATGAAAGAAACTGGGAACTTTCGCCGAACCCTTCTGCAGCTCATTCAGGCCGACGGCAGCCTTTCTCTGGCAGATCTGGCTGAGAAGGCCGGCATGTCGCAGAGTTCGGCCTGGCGGAAGATCCAGGAACTCGAAGCCGACGGCGTCATCCGCAAGCGGGTGACGCTGCTCGATCCCGGCAAACTCGATCTCAAGCTCTGCGTGATCGCGCATGTGACGCTGGAAGATCACCATGAGGAGGCGGTCGCCTCTTTCGCTGCGGTGGTGCTGGAGCGGCCGGAGATCATGGAGTGTTACGCCTTGTCGGGCGCCTTCGACTATATGCTGAAGATCCGGGCGAGGGACGTCGAAAGCTACGAAGCCTTCATGACGCGCTACCTCATGCGCAACCCGCATGTGCGCACAGTTGTCTCGAGCTTCGTGCTGCGCGAATTGAAATTCTCGACCGAATTGCCGCTCTGA
- a CDS encoding Lrp/AsnC family transcriptional regulator, translating into MDEQLDKLDLRLLEELQKDGRLTNNELGDRIALSPSQCSRRRTRLEAEGYIRSYRAYLDREKLGLDMLVVISVTLATHNRDNARRFSQLINGLPEVLEAYALTGEMDYHLKVAARGLADLSKFVNDVLLPHESVQHVKTSIVLDTLKTFEGFPVHMPGSRHGDSMR; encoded by the coding sequence ATGGATGAACAGCTCGACAAATTGGATTTGCGCCTGCTCGAGGAACTGCAAAAGGACGGCAGGTTGACGAACAACGAGCTGGGGGATCGCATCGCGCTGTCACCGTCGCAATGCTCGCGCCGGCGCACGCGGCTGGAAGCCGAGGGCTATATTCGCAGCTACCGGGCCTATCTCGATCGAGAGAAGCTGGGCCTGGATATGCTGGTGGTCATTTCCGTGACGCTTGCGACCCACAATAGAGACAATGCCCGCCGATTTTCCCAGTTGATCAACGGGTTGCCGGAAGTTCTCGAAGCCTATGCTTTGACGGGGGAAATGGACTACCACCTGAAGGTGGCGGCCCGCGGCCTCGCCGATCTTTCAAAATTCGTCAACGACGTTCTCTTGCCGCACGAGTCGGTCCAGCACGTGAAGACCTCGATCGTGCTCGACACGCTGAAGACATTCGAGGGCTTTCCGGTGCACATGCCGGGCAGCCGCCATGGCGACAGCATGCGATAA
- the hppD gene encoding 4-hydroxyphenylpyruvate dioxygenase, whose translation MGPFPHDAPPSEITADNPAGTDGFEFVEFAHPEPEKLSELFTRMGYVAVARHKTKDITVWRQGDINYVVNAEPGSHAARFVGQHGPCAASMAWRVVDAKHAFDHAVSKGAVPYEGDDKMLDVPAITGIGGSLLYFVETYGAKGSAYDAEFDWLGERNPRPEGIGFYYLDHLTHNVFRGNMDKWWDFYRELFNFKQIHFFDIDGRITGLVSRAITSPCGKIRIPLNESKDDTSQIEEYLKKYRGEGIQHIAVGTEDIYGATDKLADNGLRFMPGPPETYYDMSYERVNGHSEPIERMKKHGILIDGEGVVNGGMTKILLQIFSKTVIGPIFFEFIQRKGDEGFGEGNFRALFESIEADQIKRGVIGTAAE comes from the coding sequence ATGGGTCCTTTCCCGCACGATGCGCCGCCATCCGAAATCACCGCCGACAATCCGGCCGGCACCGACGGTTTCGAATTCGTCGAATTCGCACATCCCGAACCCGAGAAGCTCAGCGAACTTTTCACGCGCATGGGCTATGTCGCTGTCGCCAGGCACAAGACGAAAGACATCACCGTCTGGCGCCAGGGAGACATCAATTATGTGGTGAATGCCGAGCCCGGCAGCCATGCCGCCCGCTTCGTTGGGCAACACGGTCCCTGCGCCGCATCGATGGCCTGGCGTGTCGTCGATGCCAAACATGCTTTCGACCATGCGGTGTCGAAGGGTGCTGTTCCCTACGAAGGCGACGACAAGATGCTCGACGTCCCGGCCATTACTGGCATCGGCGGCTCGCTGCTCTATTTCGTCGAAACCTATGGGGCGAAGGGTTCGGCCTACGATGCCGAGTTCGATTGGCTGGGCGAGCGCAACCCGCGACCCGAGGGGATCGGTTTCTACTATCTCGACCATCTCACCCACAACGTCTTCCGCGGCAACATGGACAAGTGGTGGGATTTCTACCGCGAGCTGTTCAACTTCAAGCAGATCCACTTCTTCGATATTGACGGCCGCATCACCGGTCTGGTCAGCCGCGCCATCACCTCGCCCTGCGGCAAGATCCGCATTCCATTGAATGAATCGAAGGACGACACCAGCCAGATCGAGGAATATCTGAAGAAGTACCGGGGCGAGGGCATCCAGCACATCGCCGTCGGCACCGAGGACATTTACGGCGCGACCGACAAGCTCGCCGATAACGGCTTGCGCTTCATGCCGGGTCCGCCGGAGACCTATTACGACATGTCCTATGAACGGGTGAACGGCCATAGCGAACCCATCGAACGCATGAAGAAACACGGCATCCTGATCGACGGGGAGGGCGTGGTGAATGGCGGCATGACAAAAATCCTGCTGCAGATCTTCTCCAAAACCGTCATCGGCCCGATCTTCTTCGAATTCATCCAGCGCAAGGGCGACGAGGGATTTGGCGAAGGCAACTTCCGGGCGCTGTTCGAGTCGATCGAGGCCGATCAGATCAAGCGTGGTGTCATCGGGACGGCAGCGGAGTAA
- the hmgA gene encoding homogentisate 1,2-dioxygenase, producing MDQTSIQTSGGEAATASTLKYMPGFGNDFETESLPGALPQGQNSPQKCNYGLYAEQLSGSPFTAPRGTNERSWLYRIRPSVRHTRRFSNASYPLWKTAPCLDEHSLPLGQLRWDPIPAPEEKLTFLEGVRTITTAGDAATQVGMSAHAYVFNQDMVDDYFFNADGELLIVPQLGAIKVFTEMGIMDVEPLEICLIPRGMMFKILKTGEQAVWRGYICENYGAKFTLPDRGPIGANCLANPRDFKTPVAAFEDKETPCRVHVKWCGKFYVTEIGHSPLDVVAWHGNYAPFKYDLRTFSPVGAIRFDHPDPSIFSVLTAPTEDAGTANVDFVIFPPRWLVAEHTFRPPWYHRNIMSEFMGLIHGQYDAKEEGFVPGGMSLHNMMLPHGPDALAFEKAANAELKPVKLDHTMAFMFETRYPQQLTKYAAELETLQEDYLECWDGLERKFDGTPGIK from the coding sequence ATGGACCAGACATCGATCCAGACTTCCGGCGGTGAAGCTGCGACGGCAAGCACGCTGAAATATATGCCGGGCTTCGGCAATGACTTCGAGACCGAGTCGCTTCCCGGCGCTTTGCCGCAGGGTCAGAACAGCCCGCAGAAATGCAATTACGGTCTTTATGCCGAGCAGCTTTCCGGCTCGCCCTTCACCGCGCCGCGCGGGACGAACGAAAGATCCTGGCTTTACCGCATTCGCCCGAGCGTGCGCCACACCCGCCGCTTCTCCAACGCTTCCTATCCGCTCTGGAAAACCGCGCCTTGCCTGGACGAGCATTCGCTGCCTCTCGGCCAGCTTCGCTGGGATCCCATCCCCGCACCCGAGGAGAAACTGACGTTTCTGGAAGGCGTGCGGACCATCACGACGGCAGGCGATGCCGCTACCCAGGTCGGCATGTCGGCCCATGCCTACGTCTTCAACCAGGACATGGTCGACGATTACTTCTTCAATGCCGATGGCGAATTGCTGATCGTGCCGCAGCTCGGCGCCATCAAGGTGTTCACCGAAATGGGCATCATGGATGTCGAGCCCCTGGAGATATGCCTCATCCCCCGCGGCATGATGTTCAAGATCCTCAAGACCGGCGAGCAGGCGGTCTGGCGCGGCTATATATGCGAAAACTACGGCGCCAAATTCACGCTGCCGGACCGCGGGCCGATCGGCGCCAACTGCCTGGCAAACCCGCGCGACTTCAAGACACCCGTCGCCGCCTTCGAGGACAAGGAAACGCCGTGCCGCGTCCACGTGAAATGGTGCGGAAAATTCTATGTCACGGAGATCGGCCACTCGCCGCTCGACGTGGTGGCCTGGCACGGCAACTACGCCCCGTTCAAATACGACCTCAGGACATTTTCTCCGGTCGGCGCCATCCGCTTCGATCACCCCGATCCGTCGATCTTCTCGGTTCTGACCGCCCCGACCGAAGATGCCGGGACCGCGAATGTCGATTTCGTGATCTTTCCGCCGCGCTGGCTGGTCGCCGAGCACACATTCCGTCCACCCTGGTACCACCGCAACATCATGAGCGAGTTCATGGGCCTGATCCACGGCCAGTATGATGCCAAGGAGGAGGGCTTCGTGCCTGGTGGTATGAGCCTTCATAATATGATGCTTCCCCACGGGCCGGACGCGCTCGCCTTCGAAAAGGCAGCCAATGCCGAGCTGAAACCGGTGAAGCTCGACCACACCATGGCCTTCATGTTCGAGACCCGATACCCGCAACAGCTGACGAAATATGCGGCCGAGCTGGAAACGCTGCAGGAGGATTACCTCGAGTGCTGGGACGGGCTGGAGCGCAAGTTCGACGGCACCCCCGGTATCAAGTGA
- a CDS encoding fumarylacetoacetate hydrolase family protein: MKLATLKDSTRDGRLVVVSRDLTRCSEVGHITRTLQAALDDWEHVAPRLQLIAEGIETGAQPTIRFHEHDATSPLPRAYQWADGSAYVNHVELVRKARGAEMPASFWTDPLMYQGGSDAFLAPRDPILVADEAYGIDMEGEVAVITGDVAMGVGPDAARDAIRLVMLVNDVSLRGLIPDELAKGFGFFQSKPASAFSPVTVTPDELGEAWDGGKLHLPLLVSLNGRPFGKANAGVDMTFDFGQLVAHAAKTRSLTAGTIIGSGTVSNKLDGGPGRPIEDGGDGYSCIAEIRMIETIETGAPKTPFMQFGDQVRIEMKDRAGHSIFGAIEQTVERYGGARAQ, encoded by the coding sequence ATGAAACTTGCGACCTTGAAGGACTCCACCAGGGACGGCCGCCTCGTCGTTGTCTCCCGCGACCTGACCCGCTGCTCGGAAGTCGGCCATATCACCCGCACCCTGCAGGCAGCGCTCGATGACTGGGAGCATGTGGCACCGAGACTTCAGCTGATTGCCGAAGGCATCGAAACCGGAGCCCAGCCGACGATCCGCTTTCACGAGCATGACGCTACGTCACCTCTACCGCGGGCCTATCAATGGGCGGACGGTTCCGCTTACGTCAACCATGTCGAACTGGTGCGCAAGGCCCGCGGCGCCGAAATGCCGGCGAGCTTCTGGACCGATCCACTGATGTATCAGGGCGGCTCGGATGCTTTCCTCGCGCCGCGCGATCCGATCCTGGTGGCCGACGAGGCCTATGGGATCGACATGGAGGGCGAGGTCGCCGTCATCACCGGCGACGTTGCCATGGGGGTGGGTCCGGACGCGGCGCGCGACGCCATCCGGCTGGTGATGCTGGTCAACGATGTATCGCTGCGCGGCCTGATCCCCGACGAACTGGCCAAAGGGTTCGGTTTCTTCCAGTCCAAGCCGGCATCGGCATTTTCGCCCGTGACGGTGACGCCGGACGAGCTGGGGGAGGCGTGGGATGGCGGCAAGCTGCATCTGCCGCTGCTCGTCAGCCTGAACGGCAGGCCGTTCGGCAAGGCCAATGCCGGGGTGGATATGACGTTCGATTTCGGCCAGCTGGTCGCCCATGCCGCCAAAACCCGCAGTCTGACGGCCGGAACCATCATCGGCTCGGGAACGGTTTCCAACAAGCTGGATGGCGGCCCGGGCCGGCCGATCGAAGACGGCGGCGACGGTTATTCCTGCATCGCCGAAATCCGGATGATCGAGACGATCGAAACCGGCGCGCCGAAAACGCCGTTCATGCAGTTCGGCGATCAGGTCCGCATCGAGATGAAGGACCGCGCCGGCCATTCGATCTTCGGGGCGATCGAGCAGACCGTCGAACGTTATGGCGGAGCGAGGGCGCAATGA
- the maiA gene encoding maleylacetoacetate isomerase, translating into MSEVVLYDYWRSSASYRVRIALNLLEIDYRTVPVNLLEGAHRTPDYLTLNPQGLVPTLVIDGRPLTQSLAIIEYLAELRPECGLLPTDSADRQRVRALAYAVAMDIHPICNLHVVSHLMTLTEKADAREEWMKHFIGDGLRLVEAMIGEADGKFSFGDRPTMADLCLIPQLYNARRWGVVVTAFSRITDIDARCAELPAFQAAHPDRVKP; encoded by the coding sequence ATGAGCGAGGTCGTTCTTTACGACTACTGGAGATCGTCGGCGAGCTATCGTGTCCGCATCGCGCTCAACCTGCTGGAGATCGACTACAGGACGGTGCCGGTCAATCTGCTGGAGGGCGCGCACCGAACGCCGGACTATCTCACGCTCAACCCCCAGGGGCTGGTGCCGACCCTGGTAATCGATGGAAGGCCGCTGACGCAATCGCTTGCCATCATCGAATATCTGGCCGAGCTTCGCCCGGAATGCGGATTGCTGCCAACCGATAGCGCCGATCGTCAGAGAGTCCGCGCCCTGGCCTATGCGGTCGCCATGGACATCCATCCGATCTGCAATCTGCATGTCGTCTCGCATCTCATGACGCTGACGGAAAAGGCCGATGCCCGCGAGGAATGGATGAAGCATTTCATCGGCGACGGGCTTCGCCTAGTGGAGGCCATGATCGGCGAGGCCGATGGAAAGTTCAGCTTTGGCGATAGGCCGACGATGGCCGACCTCTGCCTTATTCCCCAGCTCTACAATGCCCGCCGCTGGGGCGTTGTTGTGACCGCTTTCAGCCGCATCACCGACATCGACGCCAGATGCGCCGAACTTCCCGCCTTTCAGGCGGCGCATCCCGACCGCGTGAAACCGTAG
- a CDS encoding MEKHLA domain-containing protein, whose amino-acid sequence MTSTYDTHVLDLRNDLGFFALLTGSYLRITGRRLIEEGQGPNWLYNDAPFVVLAHNTLPDPRFIYANRTAQKCFEYSWDEFITLPSRLSAEQPDRAERQRLLDSVTRDGFVDSGRGVRVAKSGRRFWVDNFTVWQLIDEAGKLLGQAAIFSSWRDA is encoded by the coding sequence GTGACTTCCACCTATGACACCCACGTCCTCGACCTGAGGAATGATCTTGGTTTCTTCGCCCTTCTTACCGGAAGCTACCTGCGCATCACCGGCCGCCGTCTTATCGAGGAGGGGCAAGGGCCGAACTGGCTTTACAATGATGCGCCTTTCGTGGTCCTTGCCCACAATACCCTGCCCGACCCGCGCTTCATCTATGCGAATAGGACTGCGCAGAAGTGCTTCGAATACAGCTGGGATGAATTCATCACGCTGCCGTCGCGGCTTTCGGCCGAACAGCCTGATCGCGCCGAGCGCCAGCGGCTGCTCGATTCCGTCACGCGTGATGGTTTTGTCGATAGTGGCCGCGGTGTCAGAGTCGCGAAATCGGGCCGCCGTTTCTGGGTCGACAACTTCACCGTCTGGCAGCTCATCGATGAAGCGGGCAAGCTGTTGGGTCAGGCTGCGATATTCTCTTCATGGCGGGACGCGTAG
- a CDS encoding patatin-like phospholipase family protein: protein MSEGEHSRSNTVLPGPDEPDKPAERYQLGLCLSGGGCRAMLFHAGSLARLNEAGLLAKLDMISSVSGGSIASGLLAYIWPRLVFENGVAVNFRTEYVDRILAFSQVFADGPSFLKGVFNPFSSAAEEAAKLYERHLFDGKSPSLKDLPNAPWFVFCASNLSTGSLFRMSNRYIADYRIGVSFHPALSLATAVAASAAFPPVLSPLRLDLSQFSWTREKLDDTVGEPVAPGRAILSDGGVYDNHGIEPALKRCDCLLVSDAGAPWRSSTRGYWNYLSQLKRVLDTTDNQVRSLRRRDLIGGFKAAEQADMLGLDAPSKSALRASTRGVYWSIDSKEAELAPYASYTLPPSSVDPSDVGTYLHFLGAKETEYLTTWGHHVCDAMLNRFYQSPLAPSSGPPLIAGSVKPSWAASASNRLFDFLPF from the coding sequence ATGTCAGAAGGCGAGCATTCCCGATCGAACACCGTTCTGCCGGGACCCGACGAACCCGACAAGCCGGCGGAGCGCTATCAACTCGGCCTCTGCCTTTCCGGCGGCGGCTGTCGGGCCATGCTCTTTCATGCGGGATCGCTGGCGAGGCTGAACGAGGCCGGTCTTCTGGCGAAGCTCGATATGATCTCCTCGGTCTCAGGCGGATCGATCGCCTCCGGCCTGCTCGCCTATATCTGGCCGCGGCTGGTCTTTGAGAACGGTGTCGCCGTCAACTTCAGAACAGAATATGTCGATCGCATTCTGGCCTTCAGCCAGGTCTTTGCCGATGGCCCGAGCTTTCTGAAGGGCGTGTTCAATCCCTTCTCGAGCGCGGCGGAGGAGGCCGCCAAACTCTATGAGCGACATCTGTTCGACGGAAAATCGCCAAGCCTGAAAGATCTTCCGAACGCGCCCTGGTTCGTCTTCTGCGCCAGCAATCTCAGCACCGGTTCGCTCTTCCGCATGTCGAACCGCTATATCGCGGATTACAGGATTGGCGTGTCGTTTCATCCCGCACTTTCGCTCGCGACCGCAGTTGCGGCTTCGGCGGCATTCCCGCCCGTGCTGTCCCCGCTGCGATTGGACCTGTCGCAGTTTTCCTGGACGAGGGAAAAACTCGACGATACCGTCGGCGAACCCGTTGCGCCGGGCCGGGCAATCCTCAGCGATGGCGGCGTTTACGACAATCACGGCATCGAGCCGGCGCTGAAACGCTGCGATTGCCTGCTTGTCAGCGATGCCGGCGCGCCTTGGCGCTCCTCCACCCGCGGATACTGGAATTATCTCAGCCAGCTGAAGCGTGTTCTCGACACCACCGACAATCAGGTGAGGTCGTTGCGGCGGCGAGACCTGATCGGTGGCTTCAAGGCAGCAGAACAGGCCGACATGCTCGGCCTCGACGCTCCTTCGAAATCGGCTTTGCGCGCGAGTACGCGCGGCGTCTATTGGTCGATCGACAGCAAGGAGGCCGAACTCGCGCCCTATGCCTCTTACACGCTGCCGCCATCGTCGGTCGATCCTTCCGACGTCGGCACCTACCTTCATTTCCTCGGCGCCAAGGAGACGGAGTATCTGACGACTTGGGGTCACCATGTCTGCGACGCGATGCTCAATCGGTTCTATCAATCGCCGCTGGCGCCTTCGTCCGGCCCGCCATTGATCGCCGGGAGCGTCAAGCCCTCCTGGGCAGCGAGCGCCAGCAATCGCTTGTTCGACTTCCTGCCCTTTTGA
- a CDS encoding ornithine cyclodeaminase family protein, whose translation MLPALLTYEASVSKLSWPAAVDALRRGHQRPRPEQGDLLLGSDDARLLNRATRIDGLGFAVKADSVFPGNAKRGLPSVQGAVLLFDADCGAVRAVIDSRLVTHYKTAADSLLGAQCLARADSRHLVILGAGAVAATLARAYDAAFPDIERISIWSRRPEQAEALAATLGDLRAKVTAAADVAEAVRTADIVSAATMARSPILRGEWVRPGTHIDLIGAFTPDMREADDALIAAGLVYVDFMETVMDRIGEIMQPIAAGAIKRSHIRGDLYDLVTAGTTSRQSDEQITVFKNGGGAHLDLMMASYVVDAVNA comes from the coding sequence ATGCTCCCTGCCCTCCTGACCTATGAAGCAAGCGTATCGAAGCTGAGCTGGCCCGCTGCGGTCGATGCCTTGCGCCGCGGCCATCAGCGGCCCCGGCCAGAACAGGGAGACCTGCTGCTCGGCTCGGACGATGCACGGCTTTTGAACCGCGCCACCCGGATCGATGGTCTCGGCTTCGCGGTCAAGGCGGACAGCGTCTTTCCCGGCAATGCCAAAAGGGGACTGCCCTCGGTTCAAGGGGCGGTTCTGCTGTTCGATGCGGATTGCGGGGCCGTGCGGGCCGTCATCGATAGCCGGTTGGTCACGCACTACAAGACGGCGGCGGATTCCCTTCTCGGCGCGCAATGCCTGGCGCGCGCCGACAGCCGCCATCTGGTCATCCTGGGGGCCGGCGCTGTGGCCGCCACTCTCGCGCGGGCCTATGACGCCGCCTTTCCCGATATCGAGCGCATCTCGATCTGGTCGCGCCGCCCGGAACAAGCCGAAGCGCTTGCCGCCACGCTTGGCGATCTGCGCGCTAAGGTCACGGCCGCTGCCGACGTGGCGGAGGCGGTTCGGACGGCCGATATCGTTTCGGCTGCGACGATGGCGCGTTCCCCGATCCTTCGGGGCGAATGGGTCCGCCCCGGCACCCATATCGATCTGATCGGCGCTTTCACGCCCGATATGCGCGAGGCCGATGACGCGCTGATCGCCGCGGGGCTGGTCTATGTGGATTTCATGGAGACGGTGATGGACCGGATCGGCGAGATCATGCAGCCGATCGCGGCCGGCGCCATCAAACGCTCCCATATCAGGGGAGATCTCTATGATCTCGTGACAGCAGGCACGACGAGCCGCCAATCCGACGAGCAGATCACCGTCTTCAAGAATGGCGGCGGCGCGCATCTCGATCTGATGATGGCGAGCTACGTGGTCGATGCGGTCAATGCTTAG
- a CDS encoding mandelate racemase/muconate lactonizing enzyme family protein: MKISAIELYEYDLTYSHGTYVMSKGRSAKQQPSNLVRVITDSGIEGWGEAATLSGNYLPVFAGSTRAALRELAPLLIGQDPRRSTHLQRLMASVLMGQANAKNAFDVACWDIFGKSVDLPIAALIGGVLSTDLPIFEAVPLSSTEESLDYVSKRSAQGIMRYQIKIGDDPVNDAARARAIVKAFPDIFFFVDANAGYTLLEAQIAMRALEDMNLYVEQPCRDLADCAMLRKISGLPIVLDEAILTHADLYRAKYEVNAAAVNIKLGRLGGITPAVAMRNTAQDLGMHFCIEDVWGGDVTAAAVSHVAASAFPENLMHTSFFNDWTNEHVAGYQPRTRNGRGAAPTGPGLGITVDRSLLGAPVASFS; encoded by the coding sequence ATGAAGATTTCGGCCATCGAGCTTTACGAATACGACCTGACCTACTCCCACGGAACCTATGTGATGTCCAAGGGCCGGTCGGCGAAACAGCAGCCGTCCAATCTCGTGAGGGTCATCACCGACAGCGGCATCGAAGGCTGGGGCGAGGCTGCAACGCTTTCCGGCAATTATCTGCCGGTCTTTGCCGGCAGCACGCGTGCGGCGCTGCGCGAACTCGCGCCGCTGCTGATCGGGCAGGATCCGCGCAGGAGCACGCACCTGCAGCGCCTGATGGCCAGTGTGCTGATGGGACAAGCCAATGCCAAGAACGCTTTCGACGTGGCCTGCTGGGATATTTTCGGCAAATCCGTCGATCTGCCGATCGCGGCGCTGATCGGCGGCGTGCTGAGCACCGACCTGCCGATCTTCGAGGCCGTGCCGCTGTCCTCGACCGAGGAAAGCCTCGACTATGTCAGCAAGCGCAGCGCCCAGGGCATCATGCGCTACCAGATCAAGATCGGCGACGATCCGGTAAACGACGCCGCGCGTGCCCGTGCCATCGTCAAGGCCTTCCCGGATATCTTCTTCTTCGTCGACGCGAATGCCGGATACACGCTGCTCGAAGCCCAGATCGCCATGCGTGCGCTTGAAGATATGAACCTCTACGTCGAACAGCCCTGCCGGGATCTCGCCGATTGCGCCATGCTGCGTAAGATCAGCGGGCTGCCGATCGTGCTGGATGAAGCGATCCTCACCCATGCCGACCTCTATCGCGCCAAATACGAGGTGAATGCGGCTGCGGTCAACATCAAGCTCGGGCGTCTCGGCGGCATCACGCCGGCGGTTGCCATGCGCAACACGGCGCAGGATCTCGGCATGCATTTCTGCATCGAGGACGTCTGGGGCGGCGATGTTACGGCGGCGGCGGTGTCGCATGTAGCAGCCAGCGCCTTCCCGGAAAATCTGATGCACACCTCCTTCTTCAACGATTGGACGAACGAGCATGTGGCCGGCTATCAGCCGCGCACGCGCAATGGCCGGGGTGCTGCACCGACCGGCCCCGGTCTCGGCATCACGGTCGACCGCTCGCTGCTCGGCGCGCCGGTGGCCAGCTTTTCCTGA
- a CDS encoding LysR family transcriptional regulator produces MSIAPPFDRLPSLNALRAFEAAARLGSFRRAADELMVTPGAVAAQIKALEAEFGAELFHRQARGVTLTALGQRVAPRFSAAFDALGGAVRELRRHAAPRKVHIVTSPALAQLWLAPRLLPLRAALRDVDISVTALEEPPDLKRTPFDLCLFYAEPGPDKITLWDEQLLPVCMPGLAATLADPADLATVNCISDVVWQDWRIWAETAMPDSPVIPTGPGFSLYAVAVQEALSGAGVLMGRQSLVQPHLNSGALVAPFDRRVPLGLSITAWMLPESRNDRAVIAVANGLRQIAGGVG; encoded by the coding sequence ATGTCCATCGCGCCGCCGTTCGACAGATTGCCTTCGCTGAACGCGCTGCGCGCCTTCGAGGCCGCCGCCCGGCTGGGCAGCTTTCGCCGCGCCGCCGATGAACTGATGGTCACGCCAGGCGCCGTGGCCGCGCAGATCAAGGCGCTGGAGGCCGAATTCGGCGCCGAGCTGTTTCACCGGCAGGCGAGGGGTGTCACCCTGACCGCCCTCGGACAGCGCGTCGCTCCCCGGTTCAGCGCCGCCTTCGATGCGCTTGGCGGTGCGGTGCGCGAGCTGCGGCGTCACGCGGCCCCGCGCAAAGTCCATATTGTCACCTCGCCGGCGCTCGCCCAGCTGTGGCTGGCGCCGCGCCTGCTGCCTCTGCGCGCGGCGCTGCGCGATGTCGATATCTCGGTCACTGCACTCGAAGAGCCGCCGGATCTCAAGCGCACACCCTTCGATCTGTGCCTGTTCTATGCCGAGCCCGGCCCGGACAAGATCACCTTGTGGGACGAACAGCTGCTGCCGGTCTGCATGCCTGGATTGGCCGCAACGCTTGCCGACCCCGCCGATCTTGCAACGGTCAACTGCATCTCGGATGTGGTCTGGCAGGATTGGCGGATCTGGGCGGAAACCGCCATGCCCGACAGCCCGGTAATCCCCACCGGACCCGGCTTCTCACTCTATGCAGTTGCCGTGCAGGAAGCTTTATCCGGCGCAGGGGTTCTGATGGGGCGGCAATCGCTGGTGCAACCTCATCTCAACAGCGGCGCCCTCGTCGCCCCCTTCGACCGCCGCGTTCCGCTCGGCCTTTCGATCACGGCATGGATGCTGCCGGAAAGCCGCAACGACCGGGCCGTCATCGCAGTCGCCAACGGACTGCGCCAGATTGCTGGCGGGGTGGGGTGA
- a CDS encoding very short patch repair endonuclease, protein MKKIRSRNTKPELQLRTALWALGHRYRIRSTLEGKPDIIFPRYRLAIFVDGCFWHGCPIHATKPKSNADYWLPKLERNRARDLGVTAKLASEGWRVHRVWEHEIRQDLTAVVRTVLAIIDDVRHCGIIFKTAD, encoded by the coding sequence ATGAAAAAGATACGCTCGCGGAATACTAAGCCAGAATTGCAGCTGCGCACTGCCTTATGGGCATTGGGACACCGATATCGCATCCGATCAACGCTGGAGGGTAAACCGGACATTATCTTCCCGCGCTACAGGCTGGCTATTTTCGTTGACGGCTGCTTTTGGCACGGTTGTCCGATTCATGCCACGAAACCCAAATCTAACGCAGACTACTGGCTTCCGAAGCTTGAGCGTAATCGCGCACGTGATCTCGGGGTCACAGCAAAGCTCGCTTCGGAGGGATGGAGGGTTCATCGGGTATGGGAGCACGAGATTAGACAGGACCTGACGGCCGTTGTCAGAACGGTCCTGGCGATCATTGACGACGTTCGTCACTGCGGCATCATCTTCAAAACGGCTGACTAG